TTAGAGAGCTCGTTGATCAAATATAAAACGGAAAGTATCAATAATCATCTTAAAACTATGTCAATTAATCGAGTGGCTAGTTAACACAATTCGAATGTTAGATGATATTTGGTTAATACGAGAAGATTGTATGGATAGAAAATAGACAGGACTGTTAATGTAGATTTTCAGAAATCATGACGAGATTACCAATAACTGAGATTTCGAAACATATTCGAAATTTTGTCTTTATCAACTTCATGAAACCATCCAGAGTCAGGATGCACTTACAAAAACTAGTTCAGAAATACTACTCGTCCTAAGTGGCGAAATAATGAACAGATGTAGCGTATAATAAGTAAGTGTCAAGCTGTTTAAATCAGTGTTTTTAGATTATCTTAGTGATATCTTCGttctatttaaaaataatgtcTGACTTTTGAATTTACATGATACTATCactaaatacaaaaaaattacaGATACTACCGTGTTTGGAAGCAAAATATCATTAACTCATAGTGATAAAAATTTTTAGGCACCAGAGACGATTAAGTCCATGAAAACATTTAACATTATTGTTACAGTCAGTCGAAATTGCTGACGCAGTTCATACTATCTCATACTTcttcaataatttaaataacGATCAGGGTATATGGTGTTCTCGACTATTTCACACGATGTGATGTTATGtatgaaaacaaacaaagatCACTGAAAGTCTGGCAAagtaattttagttttattactGATTGAAAGACGAACCGTATTTAAATATACTAGTCTTCAATAGACTTAATGTTACAATGGCTATGACCCATTCATTGATAATCcaagataaaataaaaatgcGACATTGCAATGATACATCAATGTTATATATAAGAGTAAAGCGAAACATATCATCGCTAAACATAAATTCGTATTTAGTCATGTCTTATGATTGCTGTTAAAGTATCCTAAGTAGTCATCGATCAGATTGGTTTCAAAGTTATTTAAAAGTCTAAAGATGTGCATATTGAACTAAGAATATGGATCTGGATTTTGATGTTCACCTTTAGTTGCTAAATGACTAACCTTTACTGAAAATTCGTAAATGTACTACTCATTAATGGTCAAAACTTAATTTGACTGGTTTGAAAAAAGACAAACTTTAAGATCGTGAAATTCGTCCAGATTACGGGttattattgaaaatgaaatggTGGAGAAATGTTATATCGCTAATAAATCTCTTAAAAGATTCTATGCTTTGTATTTTCTACAGATAACTGAAAGAAACAACAGGAGACTCACAAGGGCAATATTGATGGAGAAAGGCACATGGTAATAGACAAATAGGGATATACGCAGACTTTATGAAGACAAAATGAGCGAATACATAGTATTGATATCCTTCTACTATTTTAGAAGTCCTATATTTTTAGGTTGATTAAAAATTCAAGACATCTGAAAATCACTGTCCTATAATTTCAAAATCCCAATTATCAGAATTACTAGCGAAAACCATTAGGTATTATTACATCGTCCTTTCTAGCGAAATATTAGAGAACGCAAATGTAAACTTAAAAAGCCTAATAATAAGAAGTCGTAATGACTACTACTCACTAATATCGTGAACAAGTTTTTACGATGATTACTTATAACTTAGAAATCCAATAAACAAACCTTCGCAGTCACACCAAAAGCTTCTTCCATGTAAGCAAACTGATTTGTTCCTTGTTTTAAACCACAAAGCACCATATGGAATGGATGGGGTCTCATTATACGATTTCTGTTCAGCACATACGTCATTTGATTAGAGAGAGACTTTAGATCAACTAATCTCATCTCAGATTCATGTGAGAAATCAAATAATAAAGGCTGAGCTGAATCGGGACATCGTATTTCAGAAGCTTGCCAAAAATCCCAATGTGAACGGGAACACTTATCATCAATTACTCGAAGAATACGGTCAGAAGATCCAGGTTTTCTTTCAGGGCAAACAGTTACCTAGTATGGTAAGAACAAAACATGTCTGATAAATTTAACCTTACTTTTAAAACGTTCAAACATTCCTTTCTACAAACCAGTGATATTACTAAAGAATACATGTAAAGAGtggaaaattaataaaaacagTGTCAAGATAAGATTCAATATAGAGTATGTGAATATTATCAATAAAAGTATTTAATTTCACACAATTTCTTATTTTAACACACACAGTTTCATATTAAACATGATCGTTACAGAGTTTTTGTTTGGAGTCAGAGTTTATTAAATCAAGGAAATTTCGGTAACTGGATTATGACAGGAGTCGATAAGTCAACTACAACAACacaggaccaggcatatatatgcattggtccaagttgccatgctcatcagcataacaagatgaacaccaaattcataaaagtagtcacttcaatggtagtaatatatattaAAGATTTCATGTAGAAATGTAATAaaggagaaagaattagttcataaAAAGAGAAGTATAAGATAACTTTAacctcatagtttaagggaaggcaaagagtgtatacacctacgtcattgtgatagattctcagccatgtaacccagtctccaaccattggttacgatagtcacgcggacaccaaccaagtagtctgcatctgccaacatggctccgactagaagttagtgacttcatgctctgatgccgcgttttggtttggccgcccctaagtctcttccaaccatctccaacactagtcagcattgcgcgtcgtggtaaccGGTGGTTGGGAATGTGTAACACGTtgtccaaccatctcagtcgatggagactcatgacctcatcaaccgatttacaatcattccctaataccctgtgtctaacctcactaatacttacccggtgatcccagcagatgtgagcaatatttctaaggcatctgtggtcaaatactagtaacttacgagtatcttctactcctaatggccacgtttcacagtcGTATATTAGAATAGAACGCACTgccgcgcagtatactcgtcgcTTAGtcgatagacggatatctcgtcttcaccataggtgatgtaagttggcaaaagccaaacgagctttctgaattcgTGTTGAAATTTCgacagacaccaacccattagagcTGACCACACTTCCAAGTCAACTTGTCGACGAGTTCgattacttcactccctatccttacttcaggtgttgacgcagaccagtcctgaagtaacaatttacatttagagggggagaaacgcatcccaaatatcctgccattgttgctcagtgctacgaaaagactgcattttatcagcgtcttcagcAAACAGGATGGGATGATCAATGTTTGCGACCAGTCAGATACGATTGCATtcagttcccagattttagctaaaatattagtcaacctgatCGCTAAAACTGAACCACTAtgcttaaagacctctggagtcaATAcatctgctcttcctcgtttcagattagctatggCCTTAtgaacttcagctagagtcgggggacctacttcaatgtaccattcaggctgtttgggaatggtgggtaactcTAGaatagctgaaggccagctgaactgtgctctaaagtgttccgcccatcgttctaagtgtctgggctgagagcagataagggtttcgTCTTTTTCCGGGATTGTttcgcttacacttgacttTCTAATTCTGGTGACTTTAGTTGTCCATGGAATTTACCTTTGGCTTCCTCGTTGCTGAGTTCaactctaatgggtcttcttaatgTGGCTTTTCcgcgtccagtaagacgcaagCAAATACATGCTCGTATCAGAGCATGGTCGGAGTCTAAAAATGTATTCCAGGAGATCTGCTGGCTGATTTGACATAGACCACGTACGTGGAAGGCTCCAATATGTAGTTTGTAGCGAGGCTTCAGTAGACCTGGGATTGTATTTCgctcactagaatcgttggcaaTGGTGACACATGGAGAGGAAGTTTGGTGGTAGGAGGattaataggaattgaagaagggaACTGATTacgaatacagtggtcttgagtgctgccCACCCCGTGGAAGGGAATTTTTataggtacctgaaaaggaaattaggttaGAGTTGGTCTTACTGACCCGAGAGCGTAACCGTAGTGCCCAAGGAAAAAGCGCTTGGGCCCGTCACACATGATCTGTTTGTGGGTATTtctgtgttagctccgtacttgttgggaccttaccgccggagacggatatcagtgggataaggcgaggtgtgtatttttagggtcgaccttttctaacaccaaccctccttgtgggaaggaaGCATCGCTGTTATACTGGTTGTTTGAGGGAAACcctttactgctgtcacacttccgtacagtcagcagtacgacttcgccccaggactttgggtttgctgcttttagtgtcaccgctcttcaaccgacctgtctggcgtGGTAGAACCTTGAGGATATCTTGCATTCACCACAAATGACGTAAGTCGACAGAAGTTAGTCGAGCTTTCTGAATCGGTGACGAGATTTTGCCAGACATCAAGCTATAAGtactgatgagacttccaagataagtgaagcgttCGATACTCTCAACCACTTAACTCTATATAAATAATTCAGATTAGTCCCGAAGCAAAATTTTGCATTGAGATggagagaaacgcatcccaaacatacTAGCATTTCCGCTTAGGACTATGAGAAGACTCTTTATTTTGTCAGCaccttcaccaaacaggactacgTCATTCCCGTAttttaagtcaacaagtgaatttcCTAGTAGATTAATCTTTGAAAAGACAGACGATGTGAGCATGTCTCCAAAATGATGTTTATAATGAACGTTCCACCAACAGTTTCTAATGTCTGATCTGAGACTGGGTCATCGTCTGTAATAGCGGACGTGCATTCAATCTTTATCTTCCTATAAAACCAGAGTCTTGAAATCTCTTTATACCTTCGTTTTCTATGCGTAATCTATGTTTTACTACTAATGATGCGGTTACCACTCCTACTACCCTAGGATTCGTCTTGGAATAATCTTATCTCGCCATGTTTGTTGGTGTGGCGACAtaaaccgatgcatatatatcacATTTTACATTGCGTACGGTAATGGCGTTAGTATTAGCATGACAATAAATGGTAAAAATCTTAACCTCAAAGGGAAAACGGATTCCTATTACATGATCGAAATACATTTTATCCACACCAAGTCTTTCTGATCAACATCATGGTATACGATATGATCACAAACAATCCTAATACGTTGATCGAAATGTTATCGAAAGAAATAAAAGTAAGATCCACTACTTCATATTTAAAAACGAAAATGCCAAACAGATAAAAAGATTCAACAGAACAAACTTTAGTGGCATGCTATATATTTACCTTTTCTAACTTTTTCATAAGAGCATTTTCTTCGCGCTTCTCACACTTGAACAGAAACCTCAGAAATTTTACTCGAGATGTATGACTGGTGCAGCACAAGAGGTCCAGAACATTCCTTTTGTTTAAACACTTAGGAACATCAGCACCTTTTTCAAGCATATTTTGATATTCTGCCATACAAAATTCCAACCTTTCTGTATCCTCAGGTGTAAGGCGACTTAAAACTTTATCTGGTTTTACCGTTCTGTCTAGAAGATATTCAGGAATTTGAATCTTCGAAAAACATCTCTTTTGAATGATCCACTTTTTCGGAAAACTATTAATGATGGACCGAAGGAACATGATTTGGGTGTGATTAATTGTTCCGTCAGATGTTGATCAAATATAAGAGATCCAACTTTGATGATTGGTTTTATATGCCTGAAAAATATTTCACATGAATAAATACTAGTACTGAACCTTAGAGACAGTAAATTTACATTAAACACAAGATATGGTTTGATCACATGGCTCCAATGCTTACATTTAGATTCTTTAAGTGACATAAATTATATGGAATTCGTTAATATCAAACACATTGCTAAACCATTGTATCTATTTGTATTTATCAATCAACTGGTAAGAAACTCAGAACATGGatgtttttgtaattttacCTCTTGAGAATGGAACCACTTTGAGTCTTTCTTCCCGTTTAGCTTTATACAAGGTAGCTTGTTATGAAAACAATGGCCAAATTAAAATTAGAATATTTCATAATAACCATTTGATTGATAACTTTTCAACTAACCACCGATACCAGCCAGATTGTTTGTTCTTACGATATGCAACGTTTCACACTTTATATGACCTGGAAACCAACACCAATGTTACAAAAAGTATTCATCATACCATCACAGAATGAGAACGAAAAAGCACTGAGTGTTTATTACTACAGGTGTTAAACAATCTACACACATCAAAGTACACAATGGACTGAGAAAACGTTAACGCTTTATTTGTGAGGATATTCTGCAACTGCTATATTGTCGTGACTAATTATAATTACTTACTTTAGCCAGTTCATCAAAACTGTGCAAGTAGACTTCAAGTTTGTAAGTTATAATCTCAAGAATACTTCGAAAGTAATGAACTTTAATTACACGTATTTCGATCAATTTATTTgcattcattaataaatttaaaaagttGTATTTTCTATAAGAATGTTTTAATTAGTCCCCATGTGAAGTAGTGATTTGATAGCTACTTTAAAAATCCGTACCATACTAAGGACAGTATTAAATGAAGAAATCATTTACATTCGGCTCCTAATTAGACTGCAAGTTCAGATCCCACCGCAACTACTTCACATTGAGTATCTGGGCAATCTCACATATAACAGGTAAACAATTTGCCGTACTGTTTATTGGgtaataactaaataaattcaGTGGAACTCAACAGACATCTGAAGTAGTAAGTCATTTTCATGCTAATCACAATAATGTTTTCAGGAAATTTTTACTGCACTTCTAGACACAACATAGCGACTATTACTTATTTGCATAAAATTTGAGTACATGGACACGTCCTCTACTGAGCTACATTACTTAACTAAACTCTAGTATGAACCAAGCGTCTGTTTAAAAGCTAGAGACGTCTCGTTTTCCAAAGCTACATAAAGTGTAGAAGGGGTTATAGGCAGTTTTTCTACCAAATATCCTCTTTATAGGTGGGGTTAAACAGTCAACAATAAGTTCTAAACAATCACTAGTGCTACAGGTAAAAGACATACAATTCCATCGGGAAAACATTGAAAAAGACATTTAGTCGTAAATAATGGCATTTATTTCTAAACACAAAGTTAAATGAGTGAACATACGATCAAGTGGTGATAAATAGCCATATATAGAGGTGAATAAACTGCGTTTCAACAGTATCGAATAAAAAACTGATGAGATTAGGTGCAAATCTAAAAGATTAAGGTAGCACTAGCAGAAAGAAAAGTGGAGTGAAATTAGGAGCTAAGTATGACTAGCCATTTATCATGTAAGCATTGACTTTATGTTTGAATTTTCATGAGAAACCATGACTAGAAGGGCGAAAAAATTGACTGAAAAATACCCCAAACCGTGATGCAGAGGACCAAAGCATTATATGAAACCGAAAATAAAGAAATCCAAGTTGTTAAAATTTCAGTTTGAAACAAGTTTATGATAGAAAATTCGCATCTTTTTGTAGTCAGAGTAAGTTAGTACAGTCTTACCACGCTTTACTTGGTAAAATTATAATATACTACCAACCTTCGGTGATCTCAAAATTGATCATACAAGTTTAGTGTTAAATATTTCCCAAAAAGCAATGATATATTGTGCACAAATTCGATTGTACACAGCTTATAAACTTACGCTTTGAGGTATTGAaacttatttattcaaatgCAGATCTCTAATTCTGGGATCCCACTATCAATAATTGATTCCAGATATTTCTTCCCCACAGAGCAGAAACTAGTTCAAGCATTCATGAATGTCATAATATAACGATCCGAACGCATATGCATGTTTTGAACCGTTTATGCATCTGTTGGTTATAAATATGTCACACAGTTTATGAATGATGACAAGACTCACTTGACAACTTTCTTCAAACGAACGAACAAGCAACACGTAATCACTGATTAATCTTAGTAATATTTGGACGAGACTTAATTAATGGACAAACCAGTGAAATTAAGGATAGTAAGTCTTAGATTTCGGTATGAAATCCATTCATCATATAGTTAAATGGCATTTTGGCATTAGAGCTAGTCAGTTTTTGATAAAAACACTTCCTTTAACTTTTAACCCTAAATTCTAGCCCGAAAACCTTAAACTAATTGAAATCATGTTTTACCCGGCGGCAGCTCTTCTGGGACTACATCCGGTCCCGATTCTGGGTAAACGAGGAGGGTTTAGCGATGTGATAAACCTACCTATCCCGGAAAAGACAATTTaaatcttcattcagaagaattatgaggcctcatggtgaaagccatGATTCTTCGTTAATCACGAAGCCGATGCCCTACCTAACAACCCGAGCAACAATTAAAATAGATACATGGAATTTTCAGGCAATGTGGGAGACTAAGAGGACCAATCAAATAactacggaaatgaggagatacagcTTGGTAGTGCTTGAAATAAGTGAAACTCGATGAAACCAGgctggacagaaaaggataGATGACGTACTCTGATCATGAAGATGAAAACGCTTCGCACACGCAAGGAGCCGCTCTAATGATGTCCAAAGAAGCATGAAAAGCACTTAtagaatgggaatctcatggacccaggatcacTAAAGTATCCTTTAAAacaaaggagggaatcacaacgaatgttatctaatgttatgcgcccaccaatgatagcgatGACGTcattaaagatcagttctacgagaggctgcaatcgatcatagcgaagtgctcaggaaAAAACCTGactatcctgatgggagacGTACATTCGAATGTCGAAATGGACAACAAcggttatgaagatatcatgggacgacatggactggcaAAAAGGAATGAGAATGGCGAGATATTTGTAAGTTTATGTACATCTAACGaaatggttataggcggcacaatattcctcCACAAACCCAtatacaaagctacatgggtttCCCcgaatcacactacacagaaccacatctatcatatttgcatcactaaaaaattcagaaggtcagtggaagacgtgagaaccagaagaggagctgatatagcttcagatcaccatctggtggttgccaagataACACTAAGGCTAGAGAAGCATTGGAAAACTGCAGAAATGGCAATAaaaaggtttaatacagcctttCTTCGACATAgtgacaaactcaaccaattcaaaagaaactctcaacaacaagtGCCAAGACTCACAAGATCTACTTAAAGGAGAGGAAGCTATTATGGAGGTAAACTGAAAAGAGGTCAAAAAACACTAACTTAAACGTGTCAGGAGGTGGTGGGCCTAAAGAAGCGTCACTATcatctctatcgaaaccctggacaaTATTCAagagaggaagaacaagaagacagcaattaacaacagccgaacgagaacagagaaaaTCAAGGTACAGACCGAATAAACAGAAACAAGCAAGAGAATGAAGAAGAGCAGTGGAACCGACATGCAGAAATaagtggaagacctagcaatgaCAGCAGgtaaagctgcaagagaaggaaatacgAAACAACTGTGTGATACAACGAAGAAGCTGGCAcgaaaatatagtaaaccagagagactaGCCAAGGAAAAAgaaagccaatcactgagattcaagaacagaggaaaaggtGGATAGGACGCTcaaaagaactcttgaatagaccagccccactgAACCCACTGGACATGAAGGCAGCACACACAGAttttcctatagatgtcacttcacCAACAATCGAAGAACTCAGCatagccatcagacaaatcaagagtaggAA
This genomic interval from Schistosoma mansoni strain Puerto Rico chromosome W, complete genome contains the following:
- a CDS encoding sad1/unc-84-like protein, whose protein sequence is MFLRSIINSFPKKWIIQKRCFSKIQIPEYLLDRTVKPDKVLSRLTPEDTERLEFCMAEYQNMLEKGADVPKCLNKRNVLDLLCCTSHTSRVKFLRFLFKCEKREENALMKKLEKVTVCPERKPGSSDRILRVIDDKCSRSHWDFWQASEIRCPDSAQPLLFDFSHESEMRLVDLKSLSNQMTYVLNRNRIMRPHPFHMVLCGLKQGTNQFAYMEEAFGVTAKLSTIKSLNELPWTITPNHFSHEYPIHDLEQPVILLSPNARQTFEAGEYDHNAAYVIGAIVDKAVRRPISSAIARQLRIKCVSLPLDRYMRWGNGKSKTLSINCIHAIMCAAKETNGDWKRALLENIPSRFYALPSKKSVVYKST